A window of the Desulfopila inferna genome harbors these coding sequences:
- a CDS encoding glycosyltransferase family 2 protein, with the protein MMDLSILISTFNGEKDIRLLLDSIAEIEKNAYFLEVILRDDCSSDDTSKIVKEEYKWVKVLEDNYGNIGFVKSNNLLFQEAEGKVICCVNQDTILHPRFVVEGMRMINQNPEVAGVNTNMIMPWIMPLDKYRNAESTQLPAYEYQLTSYGYVRYIEVERQSREANFMTGGGFFVRSAVFPSNYLFDPDIDMYCEDTELSLRLQRHGWKMLYCPEAVIYHNQIRKKATVFRDLIKLIRITKNRFALFARIESPSSYSRRYIKYVLGIINKMKYIGLSFPKNVGAYIAGIVIAVLFLFFFPYWLNYSKKSKKNSILSLIQKV; encoded by the coding sequence ATGATGGATCTATCTATTCTGATTTCAACTTTTAATGGTGAGAAAGATATAAGACTTCTTCTTGATTCCATAGCAGAGATCGAAAAAAATGCATATTTCCTAGAAGTTATTCTACGGGATGACTGCTCGTCAGATGATACCTCGAAGATAGTTAAGGAGGAATATAAGTGGGTAAAGGTATTAGAAGATAACTATGGCAATATTGGTTTTGTTAAAAGCAACAATTTACTGTTTCAAGAGGCAGAGGGGAAGGTTATCTGTTGTGTAAATCAGGATACAATTCTTCATCCACGATTTGTAGTTGAAGGCATGAGGATGATTAATCAGAATCCTGAGGTTGCCGGTGTAAATACCAACATGATTATGCCATGGATAATGCCTCTTGATAAATATAGGAATGCCGAAAGTACTCAATTACCGGCCTATGAATATCAACTCACAAGTTATGGATATGTACGATATATTGAGGTGGAAAGACAATCACGTGAGGCAAACTTTATGACGGGTGGAGGCTTCTTCGTTAGAAGTGCTGTTTTTCCAAGTAATTATCTCTTCGATCCAGATATTGACATGTATTGCGAGGACACCGAACTTTCATTGCGATTGCAGCGGCATGGTTGGAAGATGCTGTATTGCCCCGAAGCAGTGATTTATCACAACCAGATCAGAAAAAAGGCCACTGTTTTTCGGGATCTGATTAAGCTCATTCGAATTACAAAAAACAGGTTCGCTCTCTTTGCAAGAATTGAATCGCCATCGAGTTATTCTCGGAGGTATATCAAATATGTTCTCGGTATTATAAACAAGATGAAATACATCGGCCTTTCTTTTCCCAAAAATGTAGGTGCTTATATAGCGGGTATTGTAATCGCTGTCTTATTCCTCTTCTTCTTTCCTTATTGGTTAAACTATTCAAAGAAAAGTAAAAAGAATTCTATTCTATCACTCATTCAAAAGGTATGA
- a CDS encoding class I SAM-dependent methyltransferase has product MGHLAENSPPLIDTVASCPLCGADSCIHEHISKVIHERQYDIYKCNSCTVCFTYPVPSAELLTRIYSGEYWLREGKVNVPKKNLTGLVQKFNTIRLAAMVKPLVRHLKPGDRILEVGCGSGQLAVYLQECGFNIEVTDVSTEILEEISDLHKIKGYCGDLQDISFDDEPYQAVIFNNVLEHLDDPEGNLRQACQLLDRNGLVFVEVPNIESFQFKLFGEKWFPLQLPEHLYHFSPISLQKIAGKCGLIRAWMSTLSPRVSSAGYVATIFPFLRPERLRFSMSKPLLGLYLGLQVIFLPIAFVESLLGKGSAVRIIFKKEKE; this is encoded by the coding sequence ATGGGACACCTTGCAGAGAACAGTCCTCCTTTAATTGACACGGTTGCGTCCTGCCCCCTATGTGGTGCTGACAGCTGTATCCATGAGCATATATCAAAGGTAATTCATGAAAGGCAGTATGACATATATAAATGCAACTCATGTACCGTATGTTTTACATATCCAGTACCTTCTGCTGAGTTGCTGACCCGTATTTATTCCGGTGAGTACTGGTTAAGAGAGGGAAAGGTAAATGTCCCCAAAAAGAACCTGACCGGTTTAGTACAAAAATTTAATACAATTCGCCTTGCAGCGATGGTGAAACCACTTGTAAGGCATCTCAAACCTGGAGACAGAATTCTTGAAGTTGGTTGCGGTTCCGGCCAATTAGCTGTTTATTTGCAAGAGTGTGGCTTCAATATTGAAGTTACAGATGTCAGTACAGAAATATTGGAAGAAATTTCAGATCTCCATAAAATAAAAGGGTATTGTGGTGATCTTCAGGATATTTCTTTTGATGATGAACCATATCAGGCTGTGATATTCAATAATGTATTAGAACATCTTGATGATCCGGAAGGAAATTTACGTCAAGCCTGTCAACTTCTTGACAGGAATGGTCTTGTTTTTGTTGAAGTGCCCAATATCGAGAGTTTTCAGTTCAAATTATTTGGAGAAAAATGGTTTCCACTGCAACTTCCTGAACATTTGTACCATTTTTCTCCGATTTCTTTACAAAAAATAGCAGGAAAATGTGGATTGATTAGAGCTTGGATGTCTACTTTATCGCCCAGAGTATCTTCTGCAGGATATGTTGCTACTATTTTTCCTTTTCTACGGCCCGAACGGTTGCGCTTTTCTATGTCGAAACCATTGCTTGGCCTATATCTTGGTTTGCAGGTAATCTTTTTACCTATTGCTTTCGTTGAGTCTTTGCTTGGAAAGGGTTCCGCAGTTCGCATTATTTTCAAAAAAGAGAAGGAATGA
- a CDS encoding lysylphosphatidylglycerol synthase transmembrane domain-containing protein — protein MSLPKQNGKIRYCFLTILGLIAFGGLLYFGGFESFEKIKHPNYIWLLAAFCGSGFMIFIFAIRWGGIVNSLLGRKITDNMTYFFYSLSSLAVGTVLPHTAGSLVGKAAALNKFQKISMKNSAASVLLDKVFDGFFMLMFGWPLLLLLSGVATIKQVIVISIAEFLIISLLVLVHYSLWLRLLKITIASLVNFLGMFSFIRKRKQWQKIDALNRLDEWDVLQKETILRAYFLTAIGQLMLTVRAWLAAMAVGVGITPFEIFVGIGLVQASILISVTPGALGFADAAWFIALVGAGVPKEIIPVFLVSIRVIENLAVLFFWLPLYFFIIWKSAVRRRNK, from the coding sequence ATGAGTTTACCGAAGCAAAATGGCAAGATTAGGTATTGTTTCTTAACTATTTTGGGTTTAATCGCTTTTGGTGGATTGCTCTATTTTGGTGGTTTTGAATCTTTTGAAAAAATCAAACATCCTAATTACATCTGGCTTTTAGCTGCTTTTTGTGGTTCCGGGTTTATGATTTTTATTTTTGCAATTCGTTGGGGAGGAATAGTAAATAGCTTGCTAGGTAGAAAGATTACGGACAACATGACCTATTTCTTTTATTCACTCTCTTCCTTGGCTGTTGGTACCGTCCTTCCCCATACCGCCGGATCTCTTGTTGGAAAGGCAGCTGCTTTAAATAAATTCCAGAAAATATCGATGAAAAATAGCGCGGCATCGGTCTTGTTAGATAAGGTATTTGATGGCTTTTTCATGCTGATGTTCGGCTGGCCTTTATTATTGCTACTCTCAGGTGTAGCAACAATTAAGCAAGTCATTGTTATATCAATCGCTGAATTTTTAATTATCAGCTTACTTGTCCTGGTACATTATTCTTTATGGCTGAGATTGCTGAAAATAACCATAGCTTCTTTGGTTAATTTTTTGGGCATGTTCTCATTTATAAGAAAGCGTAAGCAGTGGCAAAAGATAGATGCCTTGAATCGATTAGATGAATGGGATGTTTTGCAAAAAGAGACAATACTAAGGGCGTATTTTCTTACAGCCATCGGTCAATTAATGTTGACAGTTCGGGCTTGGCTGGCGGCTATGGCAGTGGGAGTCGGAATCACCCCTTTTGAGATTTTTGTTGGAATAGGATTGGTGCAGGCAAGTATATTAATAAGTGTTACTCCGGGAGCCTTGGGTTTTGCGGATGCGGCTTGGTTTATAGCTTTAGTCGGTGCAGGCGTCCCTAAAGAAATCATACCGGTATTTCTTGTATCCATTAGAGTTATAGAAAATCTGGCGGTTTTGTTTTTTTGGCTGCCTCTGTATTTTTTTATTATTTGGAAATCAGCCGTTAGAAGAAGGAACAAATAA
- a CDS encoding glycosyltransferase family 2 protein gives MFEISPLRLVGIFFGLLALFICFSRLRIYANKRTDVWFLFIFGSALFFVGLFPDLANFPSAILHMGDYQWGRLLALLILSNLFLWFLVFYQRAKNETRFYQFDNLVRALTVSEFLKNNTIDNVAGSIVILIPAYNEAANLATVLSQIPERIISNDVKVIVLDDGSSDGTADVARSKNAFVAVHPTNRGGGAALKTGYDLVTHLKPAVVLTMDADGQHNPVEIETLVKPILDDEADFVIGSRILGKCADYSKFRLLGVHVFSRLINFIAGTKITDCSSGYRAIRGKVLEECLLLQEQYHTAEVIIEAAKRKFRIIERPVTIAKRLSGESKKGHDLKYGLFFLRTIIKTWIR, from the coding sequence ATGTTCGAAATTAGTCCTTTACGCCTTGTTGGTATTTTCTTTGGCCTGCTTGCCTTGTTCATTTGTTTCTCCAGGCTCCGGATCTATGCGAATAAAAGAACTGATGTCTGGTTTCTTTTCATTTTCGGGTCTGCACTTTTTTTTGTAGGGCTTTTCCCTGATCTGGCCAACTTTCCGTCAGCAATACTACATATGGGAGATTACCAGTGGGGAAGGTTGCTTGCTTTATTGATTCTTTCCAACCTTTTTTTGTGGTTCCTGGTCTTCTATCAACGTGCAAAAAATGAAACGAGGTTCTATCAGTTCGATAATCTCGTTCGGGCTCTAACTGTTTCCGAGTTTTTAAAAAATAACACCATCGACAATGTCGCCGGCAGTATCGTAATACTTATTCCCGCATATAATGAAGCCGCTAACTTAGCTACTGTATTATCGCAAATACCTGAAAGAATAATTTCTAATGATGTAAAGGTTATCGTGCTTGATGATGGCAGTAGTGATGGAACAGCTGATGTCGCAAGAAGTAAAAATGCATTTGTTGCAGTGCATCCCACAAACAGAGGAGGGGGCGCTGCTCTCAAAACCGGCTACGATTTGGTTACTCACTTAAAACCTGCGGTCGTGCTGACTATGGATGCTGACGGTCAACATAATCCGGTGGAGATTGAGACCCTAGTCAAGCCTATCCTGGATGATGAGGCTGATTTTGTAATAGGCTCCCGGATCTTGGGGAAATGCGCGGATTATTCCAAGTTCCGACTGCTGGGTGTCCATGTATTCAGTCGTCTGATCAATTTCATCGCCGGCACGAAGATTACCGATTGTTCCAGTGGATATCGGGCAATCAGAGGAAAGGTTCTTGAGGAGTGTCTGTTGCTTCAGGAACAATATCATACGGCAGAGGTAATAATTGAAGCTGCAAAGAGAAAATTTCGTATTATTGAACGGCCGGTGACTATTGCAAAGCGACTCAGCGGAGAGAGTAAAAAGGGACATGATTTAAAATATGGGCTTTTCTTCCTGCGCACTATTATTAAAACATGGATTCGCTAG